One region of Sebastes fasciatus isolate fSebFas1 chromosome 1, fSebFas1.pri, whole genome shotgun sequence genomic DNA includes:
- the mdm4 gene encoding protein Mdm4 isoform X2: MSSLLAEPPASSSSCRTTLPGEGNQVQPKPPLLQILRVAGAQEEVFTLKEVMHYLGQYIMGKQLYDKQRQHIVHCQDDPLGELLEVESFSVKNPSPVYEMLKKYLVVLGCSDAAENLSVGRECVEGGVEDRGQICGGVVKAGLEACTDVPLLPTPSQRRPREPDDDSLEGLPRSACKRPKLDVTLDEWDLSGLPWWFLGNLRSNYSPRSNGSTDIHTNQEEDTAIVSDTTDDLWFLTEGGSEQVSVEMKEAALEEGSAGEGEALPDDDDGGGKEEKADREMHEEPDEDSQCLSDDTDTEISTQDAWQCTECRKYNTPLQRYCVRCWALRKNWYKDVPRLAHSLSVPDIPACSSLTTHDEEDDSDTGIDVPDCSRTVSDPVILPSHSTADRPLPTTITGKGKGPWPSSFNKDEQLSGGESQENLGMEIEEARPEALLEPCKLCRVRPRNGNIIHGRTAHLLTCFPCARRLHKFQAPCPGCGKIIQKVIKIFIL, encoded by the exons GTGATGCACTACTTGGGTCAGTACATCATGGGGAAGCAACTGTATGACAAACAGAGGCAGCACATAGTCCACTGCCAGGATGACCCTTTGGGAGAGCTGTTGGAGGTGGAGAGCTTCTCCGTCAAAAACCCAAG cccgGTGTATGAAATGCTCAAGAAATACTTAGTTGTTCTTGGTTGTTCTG ACGCTGCAGAGAATCTTTCTGTGGGCCGTGAATGTGTAGAGGGCGGAGTGGAGGATCGTGGTCAG ATATGTGGAGGTGTGGTCAAAGCAGGGCTGGAGGCTTGCACCGACGTGCCTCTCCTGCCGACCCCCTCCCAGCGACGACCCCGGGAGCCAGACGATG ACTCCCTTGAAGGCCTGCCACGGTCAGCCTGCAAACGGCCCAAACTGGATGTTACTTTGGACGAGTGGGACCTCTCTGGCCTGCCCTGGTGGTTTCTGGGTAATCTCCGCAGTAACTACAGCCCTAGGAGCAATGGCTCCACTGACATCCACACAAACCAA GAGGAGGACACGGCCATCGTGTCGGACACCACCGACGACCTCTGGTTCCTGACCGAGGGCGGGAGTGAACAGGTGAGCGTGGAGATGAAAGAGGCTGCACTGGAGGAAGGGAgcgcaggagaaggagaggctCTACCTGACGATGATGacggaggagggaaggaggagaaagCAGATCGAGAG ATGCATGAGGAGCCAGATGAAGACTCGCAGTGTCTGAGCGATGACACTGATACAGAGATCTCCACACAg GATGCTTGGCAGTGCACAGAGTGCAGGAAGTATAACACACCTCTCCAGAGGTACTGTGTTCGCTGCTGGGCTCTACGTAAGAACTGGTACAAAGACGTCCCCCGACTCGCCCATTCCCTTTCTGTTCCTGACATCCCAGCATGCAGCTCTCTCACCACCCATGACGAGGAAGATGACAGCGACACCGGCATTGACGTCCCAGACTGCAGCAGGACAGTCTCTGACCCGGTCATCCTGCCCTCCCACTCCACGGCTGACCGCCCGCTGCCCACTACGATTACAGGGAAAGGCAAGGGGCCTTGGCCCTCCAGCTTCAACAAGGATGAGCAGCTCTCAGGGGGGGAGAGTCAGGAGAATCTGGGTATGGAGATTGAAGAAGCTAGGCCTGAGGCACTGTTGGAGCCTTGCAAGCTGTGTCGAGTGCGACCGCGCAACGGAAATATAATACACGGACGTACGGCTCACCTGTTAACCTGTTTCCCGTGTGCAAGGAGGCTACACAAGTTCCAGGCTCCTTGTCCAGGATGTGGGAAGATCATTCAAAAAGTTATTAAGATATTCATCCTCTAA
- the myog gene encoding myogenin, with amino-acid sequence MELFETNPYFFPDQRFYEGGDNYFPSRLPGGYDQSSYQDRNSMMGLCGSLSGGVGVGVTGTEDKASPSSMSPHSEPHCPGQCLPWACKLCKRKTVTMDRRRAATMREKRRLKKVNEAFDALKRSTLMNPNQRLPKVEILRSAIQYIERLQALVSSLNQQDTETGQQGLHYRPSTAQPRVSSSEPSSGSTCCSSPEWSSTPEQCTQSYSSEDLLSASDSPEQGNMRALTSIVEGITAAAGGAVAFPVDISK; translated from the exons ATGGAGCTTTTTGAGACCAACCCTTACTTCTTCCCCGACCAGCGCTTCTACGAGGGAGGGGACAACTACTTCCCCTCTCGCCTGCCTGGGGGGTACGACCAATCCTCCTACCAGGATAGGAACTCCATGATGGGGTTGTGTGGGAGCCTGTCCGGGGGTGTTGGAGTCGGGGTGACGGGAACAGAGGACAAAGCCTCTCCATCCAGCATGTCACCTCACTCCGAGCCCCACTGCCCGGGTCAGTGCCTGCCTTGGGCCTGCAAGCTGTGCAAAAGGAAGACGGTTACCATGGACCGTCGAAGGGCGGCCACAATGAGGGAGAAGAGGCGTCTGAAGAAGGTGAACGAGGCCTTTGACGCTCTGAAGAGGAGCACCCTGATGAACCCGAACCAGCGGCTGCCCAAGGTGGAGATCTTGCGGAGTGCCATTCAGTATATCGAAAGGCTGCAGGCCCTTGTGTCTTCCCTCAACCAGCAGGACACGGAGACGGGACAGCAGGGACTGCACTACCGACCCAGCACCGCCCAGCCCAGA GTGTCGTCAAGTGAGCCCAGTTCAGGCAGCACCTGCTGCAGTAGCCCGGAGTGGAGCAGCACCCCGGAGCAATGCACGCAGAGCTACAGCAGCGAGG ATCTCCTGAGCGCTTCCGACTCTCCGGAGCAGGGGAACATGCGAGCCCTGACCTCCATCGTGGAAGGcatcactgcagcagcaggcGGAGCCGTGGCCTTTCCTGTGGACATTTCCAAATAG
- the mdm4 gene encoding protein Mdm4 isoform X1, with translation MSSLLAEPPASSSSCRTTLPGEGNQVQPKPPLLQILRVAGAQEEVFTLKEVMHYLGQYIMGKQLYDKQRQHIVHCQDDPLGELLEVESFSVKNPSPVYEMLKKYLVVLGCSDAAENLSVGRECVEGGVEDRGQICGGVVKAGLEACTDVPLLPTPSQRRPREPDDDSLEGLPRSACKRPKLDVTLDEWDLSGLPWWFLGNLRSNYSPRSNGSTDIHTNQLSPAQEEDTAIVSDTTDDLWFLTEGGSEQVSVEMKEAALEEGSAGEGEALPDDDDGGGKEEKADREMHEEPDEDSQCLSDDTDTEISTQDAWQCTECRKYNTPLQRYCVRCWALRKNWYKDVPRLAHSLSVPDIPACSSLTTHDEEDDSDTGIDVPDCSRTVSDPVILPSHSTADRPLPTTITGKGKGPWPSSFNKDEQLSGGESQENLGMEIEEARPEALLEPCKLCRVRPRNGNIIHGRTAHLLTCFPCARRLHKFQAPCPGCGKIIQKVIKIFIL, from the exons GTGATGCACTACTTGGGTCAGTACATCATGGGGAAGCAACTGTATGACAAACAGAGGCAGCACATAGTCCACTGCCAGGATGACCCTTTGGGAGAGCTGTTGGAGGTGGAGAGCTTCTCCGTCAAAAACCCAAG cccgGTGTATGAAATGCTCAAGAAATACTTAGTTGTTCTTGGTTGTTCTG ACGCTGCAGAGAATCTTTCTGTGGGCCGTGAATGTGTAGAGGGCGGAGTGGAGGATCGTGGTCAG ATATGTGGAGGTGTGGTCAAAGCAGGGCTGGAGGCTTGCACCGACGTGCCTCTCCTGCCGACCCCCTCCCAGCGACGACCCCGGGAGCCAGACGATG ACTCCCTTGAAGGCCTGCCACGGTCAGCCTGCAAACGGCCCAAACTGGATGTTACTTTGGACGAGTGGGACCTCTCTGGCCTGCCCTGGTGGTTTCTGGGTAATCTCCGCAGTAACTACAGCCCTAGGAGCAATGGCTCCACTGACATCCACACAAACCAA TTGTCTCCTGCACAGGAGGAGGACACGGCCATCGTGTCGGACACCACCGACGACCTCTGGTTCCTGACCGAGGGCGGGAGTGAACAGGTGAGCGTGGAGATGAAAGAGGCTGCACTGGAGGAAGGGAgcgcaggagaaggagaggctCTACCTGACGATGATGacggaggagggaaggaggagaaagCAGATCGAGAG ATGCATGAGGAGCCAGATGAAGACTCGCAGTGTCTGAGCGATGACACTGATACAGAGATCTCCACACAg GATGCTTGGCAGTGCACAGAGTGCAGGAAGTATAACACACCTCTCCAGAGGTACTGTGTTCGCTGCTGGGCTCTACGTAAGAACTGGTACAAAGACGTCCCCCGACTCGCCCATTCCCTTTCTGTTCCTGACATCCCAGCATGCAGCTCTCTCACCACCCATGACGAGGAAGATGACAGCGACACCGGCATTGACGTCCCAGACTGCAGCAGGACAGTCTCTGACCCGGTCATCCTGCCCTCCCACTCCACGGCTGACCGCCCGCTGCCCACTACGATTACAGGGAAAGGCAAGGGGCCTTGGCCCTCCAGCTTCAACAAGGATGAGCAGCTCTCAGGGGGGGAGAGTCAGGAGAATCTGGGTATGGAGATTGAAGAAGCTAGGCCTGAGGCACTGTTGGAGCCTTGCAAGCTGTGTCGAGTGCGACCGCGCAACGGAAATATAATACACGGACGTACGGCTCACCTGTTAACCTGTTTCCCGTGTGCAAGGAGGCTACACAAGTTCCAGGCTCCTTGTCCAGGATGTGGGAAGATCATTCAAAAAGTTATTAAGATATTCATCCTCTAA